The following proteins are co-located in the Methylocystis sp. ATCC 49242 genome:
- a CDS encoding type IV secretion system protein yields the protein MDIISALFQKVDSTAASAVQQIYQSISSGLAPVFTVALTIYVAYWGYEMIYGRAPLTAGAFLWRIFRIGVIYTLAFSWGDFSSIVVDVFTKGADGVATAVCSGVGGANCGTPESSISSTLSTLFTNALTAGKTVAASGGWGAAIGLSLLAIVLLIAAVVFITIAVSLVLVGKIALFVLLGLGPLFIAMALFNFSSVLFTGWLRTCAQYAIVPVVVYGILGFLLTLMNSTITNLGSITDASSAMTVIAPFLILCGVGSALLPLSLQIAASVAGGYALRDVIDLQGRAQGAWRLWRDWRLSGSGYRQAALPPPSDGGYTIGPGGATVQRGASYDPRAEQVAAALIESRAAQHRREQG from the coding sequence GTGGACATCATCTCGGCGCTTTTTCAGAAGGTGGATTCCACCGCCGCATCGGCGGTCCAACAGATTTATCAGTCCATCTCCTCTGGCCTTGCGCCGGTGTTCACCGTGGCGTTGACGATCTATGTCGCATACTGGGGATATGAAATGATCTACGGGCGCGCGCCGCTGACAGCCGGCGCGTTCCTATGGCGTATCTTTCGCATCGGCGTCATCTACACATTGGCCTTCAGCTGGGGCGATTTCTCCTCGATCGTCGTGGATGTGTTCACCAAAGGAGCCGACGGCGTGGCGACAGCGGTTTGCTCAGGCGTCGGCGGCGCCAACTGCGGCACGCCGGAGTCTTCGATTTCCTCCACGCTTTCGACGCTCTTCACCAACGCTCTCACGGCGGGCAAGACCGTGGCCGCTTCCGGCGGCTGGGGCGCCGCGATCGGCCTCTCGCTGCTCGCCATCGTGCTGCTTATCGCCGCAGTCGTCTTCATCACGATCGCCGTGAGCCTCGTGCTGGTCGGCAAGATTGCTCTATTCGTGCTGCTGGGTCTTGGGCCCCTATTCATCGCAATGGCGCTCTTCAACTTTAGCTCGGTCCTCTTCACCGGGTGGCTCCGCACCTGCGCGCAATATGCGATCGTTCCCGTCGTCGTTTATGGAATCCTTGGATTTCTGCTGACGCTCATGAACTCCACCATCACCAATTTGGGATCGATCACGGACGCATCGTCCGCAATGACGGTGATCGCGCCATTCTTGATCCTTTGCGGCGTCGGAAGCGCCTTGCTGCCTCTTTCCCTCCAAATCGCAGCCTCGGTCGCGGGCGGCTACGCGCTGCGCGACGTCATCGACCTTCAAGGCCGGGCGCAAGGCGCCTGGCGGCTTTGGCGAGACTGGCGACTTTCGGGCAGCGGTTACCGTCAAGCCGCGCTGCCGCCGCCAAGCGACGGCGGATACACGATCGGTCCAGGCGGCGCCACCGTGCAGCGCGGCGCGAGCTACGACCCGCGCGCGGAACAGGTGGCGGCCGCCCTTATTGAAAGCCGCGCGGCTCAACATCGCCGCGAACAGGGATAG
- a CDS encoding virB8 family protein, protein MSDDVETGGRSPLASDSYYHDGARWERDIYRRLELSRNAWRVVASLIGLALLAALVALFMLIPLKSTEVVTLLVDKATGYVEVARPLESGGPISEREAVTQANIVRFIRARETYDPPALRDNFELASLLSSGSASKELAEQFSVTNPNSPMKLWGPTGRVKVYVKSVNFLTHGWMDNPKAPATAAVRFMTTRTNEREQVIEHWAANVRFRYTQEPMRNEWRFDNPLGFQVVEYRKDQETVAPLGGGGPQ, encoded by the coding sequence ATGTCAGATGATGTGGAGACCGGCGGGCGGTCGCCGCTGGCGAGCGATAGCTATTATCACGATGGCGCGCGCTGGGAGCGCGACATCTACCGCCGGCTCGAGCTCTCCAGAAACGCTTGGCGCGTCGTCGCAAGCCTGATTGGCCTTGCGCTTCTCGCGGCGCTCGTCGCCCTCTTCATGCTCATCCCCTTGAAATCCACCGAAGTGGTGACGCTCCTCGTGGACAAGGCGACGGGCTATGTCGAGGTTGCTCGGCCGCTTGAGAGCGGGGGGCCGATTTCCGAGCGTGAGGCGGTGACGCAGGCCAACATCGTCCGTTTCATCCGCGCGCGCGAAACCTACGATCCCCCGGCCCTGAGGGATAATTTCGAGCTCGCGTCGCTGCTCTCGAGCGGAAGCGCCAGCAAGGAGCTTGCGGAACAATTTTCCGTGACCAATCCAAACAGCCCGATGAAACTCTGGGGTCCGACCGGACGCGTCAAGGTCTATGTCAAGAGCGTGAACTTTCTCACGCATGGCTGGATGGATAACCCCAAGGCGCCCGCAACGGCGGCCGTTCGGTTCATGACGACGCGCACGAATGAGCGCGAACAGGTCATTGAACATTGGGCCGCGAATGTCAGGTTCCGCTACACGCAGGAGCCGATGCGCAACGAGTGGCGCTTCGACAACCCGCTTGGGTTTCAAGTCGTCGAATATCGCAAAGACCAGGAAACCGTGGCTCCGCTTGGCGGGGGAGGTCCGCAATGA
- a CDS encoding TrbG/VirB9 family P-type conjugative transfer protein has protein sequence MTNVLLASLLLAAILSSPAVAERAPLPVAADSRLRTVPFERDNVVTIWGTRGVSTIIVLHDDEKIATVALGDTIGWQAVPDQSKQFLFIKPLEPDAVTNMTVVTTRKRIYSFILRTSSGHDRRVVFKVRFTYPDEEADARLLEKARQLAAFPNKRNAENSSIRNFDYSYKGAPYVKPEHVFDDGTKTYFRFSGDVPGIFLVNPDRSETLVNYRREGGMIVVDRTAGQWTMRNGAATACVFNMRAEADPPPTAQETDVQPEIQAVHAPEGGFLTNFLSNGLAPSASLQQ, from the coding sequence ATGACCAACGTTTTGCTTGCGAGCCTCCTGCTCGCCGCCATTTTGTCGTCACCCGCCGTCGCTGAGCGCGCGCCGCTGCCGGTTGCGGCGGATTCGCGCCTGCGCACGGTGCCATTCGAGAGGGATAACGTCGTCACGATTTGGGGCACGCGGGGCGTCTCGACGATCATCGTTCTCCATGACGACGAGAAAATTGCAACGGTCGCGCTCGGAGACACGATCGGCTGGCAAGCGGTGCCCGATCAATCGAAGCAATTTCTCTTTATCAAGCCCCTGGAGCCGGATGCGGTCACCAACATGACTGTCGTGACGACGAGGAAGCGAATCTATTCCTTCATCTTGCGCACGAGCAGTGGACACGATCGTCGGGTCGTGTTCAAAGTCCGCTTCACCTATCCGGACGAAGAAGCAGACGCGCGGCTCTTGGAGAAGGCGCGCCAGCTTGCGGCCTTCCCCAATAAGCGGAATGCCGAAAACTCGTCGATCAGAAACTTTGATTACAGCTACAAAGGCGCGCCGTACGTCAAACCCGAGCACGTCTTCGACGACGGAACGAAGACCTATTTTCGCTTCTCGGGCGACGTTCCTGGCATCTTCCTGGTCAATCCCGATCGGTCCGAGACACTCGTGAACTACCGGCGCGAGGGCGGCATGATTGTCGTCGATCGCACAGCCGGTCAATGGACGATGCGCAACGGGGCCGCGACCGCTTGCGTCTTCAACATGCGCGCCGAAGCTGATCCGCCGCCAACGGCGCAAGAGACGGACGTGCAACCCGAAATCCAGGCCGTCCATGCGCCCGAGGGCGGTTTCTTGACGAACTTTCTCTCAAACGGCCTCGCGCCGAGCGCCAGCTTGCAGCAATAA
- a CDS encoding type IV secretion system protein encodes MIRKPLLSLSLGSWLLLSAAALAQVPVIDTATLTQATQTAQNTAQIMNTNQQILETVNHTLAAVTGDRSTGGLSSIGLGGFSLSSAPDLSSLLGGGSLSMGGLGSYGSLASSIINGLNLVKTLTGTNSAASTTDLAYTGAVNTSAAITAAVSGAQAASVTRSSGFKGAAGQIGSAPDIKGSIDQNSQIQTQTGQTINELIGAVNLTNAALNAQQQQDLAAQSKLANMWSYDALKATLVGQ; translated from the coding sequence ATGATCAGGAAGCCGCTGCTTTCATTGTCGCTCGGGAGCTGGTTGCTCCTTAGCGCCGCCGCATTGGCGCAAGTCCCGGTTATCGACACGGCGACACTGACCCAGGCGACGCAGACGGCGCAGAACACTGCGCAGATCATGAACACCAACCAACAGATTCTCGAGACGGTCAATCACACGCTGGCGGCGGTGACCGGCGATCGGTCGACAGGAGGCCTGTCCTCGATTGGCCTTGGCGGCTTCTCGCTCTCGAGCGCGCCGGACCTCAGCTCGCTGCTTGGCGGCGGGTCCCTGTCGATGGGCGGGCTTGGCTCCTATGGCTCGTTGGCGTCTTCGATCATCAACGGTCTCAATCTCGTCAAAACGCTCACCGGAACGAATTCAGCGGCGTCGACGACCGACCTTGCTTACACGGGCGCGGTTAACACCTCCGCCGCCATCACCGCCGCGGTGTCTGGCGCTCAGGCCGCCTCGGTGACGAGGTCGTCGGGCTTCAAAGGAGCGGCGGGACAAATTGGCTCGGCGCCCGACATCAAGGGATCGATCGATCAAAACTCGCAAATCCAGACTCAAACGGGTCAGACAATCAACGAATTGATCGGCGCCGTGAACCTGACGAACGCAGCCCTGAATGCTCAGCAGCAGCAGGATCTCGCCGCTCAGTCGAAGCTGGCAAACATGTGGTCGTACGACGCTTTGAAGGCCACGCTGGTTGGGCAGTAG